The Mytilus trossulus isolate FHL-02 chromosome 3, PNRI_Mtr1.1.1.hap1, whole genome shotgun sequence genome contains a region encoding:
- the LOC134709837 gene encoding uncharacterized protein LOC134709837, whose amino-acid sequence MEGVIFVLLLLIAVVDGQSCKYGYYHCTGYDWCCLDGYVCTGSSTCLSVGAIIGACIGAIAGLVFFIVLIYLCCRTKKGTVGTVVTRPGINTTVVVGQQQYGQHAYGQPPAYGQPMYGQQQYGQPQNGQPMYGQPQNGQQMYGQPQYGQSSGFAQPGPDPVYPPTKQ is encoded by the exons ATGGAGGGCGTTATTTTCGTCTTACTGTTGTTAATTGCTGTGGTAGACG GTCAGTCGTGTAAATATGGCTACTATCATTGTACAGGATATGATTGGTGCTGTCTAGATGGATACGTTTGCACTGGGTCGTCGACCTGTTTATCCGTTGG AGCAATAATCGGAGCCTGCATTGGAGCCATAGCTGGTCTTGTGTTTTTCATCGTCCTCATATACCTCTGTTGTAGAA CGAAGAAAGGTACAGTTGGAACTGttgtgacacgtccaggtatcaACACCACAGTAGTAGTTGGACAACAACAGTATGGTCAGCATGCTTATGGACAACCGCCTGCATACGGACAACCAATGTATGGTCAACAACAGTATGGGCAACCACAGAACGGACAACCAATGTATGGTCAACCACAGAACGGACAACAAATGTATGGACAACCACAGTACGGTCAATCAAGCGGGTTTGCACAGCCAGGTCCGGATCCAGTATATCCACCCACTAAACAATAA
- the LOC134711133 gene encoding uncharacterized protein LOC134711133 codes for MDFVLFIVTISELINIVKGVVCQSPSYYHCSGYQWCCPNGYRCTGTSMCYKNSFNSPYSPYLSSYYSSLSSARIWMIVGGCIGGLFCLVIVTCIIVYACKARSSTPGRVIAPPAGRRITVRATNTAQPTYQMQSINRQQYIVPDSRNILKSPASYNHM; via the exons ATGGATTTCGTGTTATTCATAGTAACTATTTCGGAGCTTATTAATATTGTGAAAG GAGTGGTGTGTCAATCACCTAGTTACTACCATTGTTCTGGATACCAATGGTGTTGTCCAAATGGATACAGATGTACAGGAACTTCGATGTGTTATAAAAATTCGTTTAATTCACCTTATTCACCTTATTTGTCATCTTACTATTCCTCCCTCAGTTCAGCGCGCATATG gatGATTGTTGGAGGCTGCATTGGTGGTTTATTTTGCCTTGTAATAGTAACTTGTATAATTGTTTACGCTTGTAAAGCCAGAT cCTCTACGCCTGGACGGGTGATTGCACCTCCAGCTGGTCGAAGAATAACTGTAAGAGCAACGAACACTGCACAACCAACTTATCAGATGCAGTCAATTAACAGACAACAATACATTGTTCCTGATTCCAGAAATATTCTTAAGTCGCctgcttcttacaatcatatgTAG